From a single Pseudalkalibacillus hwajinpoensis genomic region:
- a CDS encoding sugar transferase: protein MFINRDRNDLHEEFAVAIDEALVQKYSYPRSVYPLVKRLMDIILSLIGLVLVAPILLCFCVAIKLETPGPAFYSQERVGRNGKYFKIIKLRSMGLDAEIKGAQWAIKDDPRVTKIGAFIRKTRIDEIPQLLNVLQGDMSMLGPRPERPMFTAQFNEEIPHFVKRLAVKPGVTGWAQVNGGYDIDAKEKLKLDLYYIENRSLKIDFKIIVKTVKIVFTGEGAR from the coding sequence GTGTTTATAAATAGGGATCGAAATGATCTACATGAAGAATTTGCAGTAGCAATTGATGAAGCGCTAGTTCAAAAGTATTCATATCCAAGATCTGTTTATCCATTAGTTAAACGTCTCATGGATATCATCTTGTCTTTAATTGGGCTAGTCCTTGTAGCTCCTATATTATTATGTTTCTGTGTAGCTATTAAACTTGAGACACCTGGTCCAGCATTTTATTCACAAGAGCGTGTTGGGCGTAATGGGAAGTATTTCAAAATTATTAAATTACGATCAATGGGTCTAGATGCAGAGATAAAAGGCGCTCAATGGGCAATTAAAGATGATCCCCGTGTCACGAAAATAGGTGCCTTCATTCGTAAAACAAGAATCGATGAAATACCGCAACTATTAAACGTTTTGCAAGGTGATATGAGTATGCTCGGACCACGCCCTGAGCGTCCTATGTTTACTGCGCAGTTTAATGAGGAAATTCCTCATTTTGTTAAACGTTTAGCAGTAAAACCTGGGGTTACAGGTTGGGCTCAAGTGAATGGTGGGTATGACATTGACGCAAAAGAAAAGTTGAAGCTTGATCTCTATTACATAGAAAACAGATCTCTTAAAATAGATTTTAAAATAATTGTAAAAACAGTTAAAATTGTGTTCACTGGTGAAGGTGCAAGGTAA
- a CDS encoding UDP-glucose dehydrogenase family protein codes for MYRIAVAGTGYVGLVAGVCFAEVGHKVVCVDIDEDKVNIMKSGVSPIYEANLEELMQKNYADRRIDYTTDYMTAYKDADVIFVGVGTPEQPDGSANLSYIATVARQIAETIEKDCLVVVKSTVPVGTNDKVEQFINDFLVNDVKVEVASNPEFLAQGSAVHDTLYAERIIIGTESKWAEELLTNIYKPFNLPIVSVNRRSAEMVKYASNDFLALKISYMNDIANLCELVGADVQDVAKGMSYDERIGSKFLNAGIGFGGSCFPKDTKALEYLARQNGYELRTVKSAIDVNTDQKTLLYKKASNRLITFNGLKVAVLGLTFKPGTDDLREAASLENVPLLLDQGADIYAFDPVGADNFAKLYPEGSNRKGSITYVDSVEAALEDANVCFVFTEWGEIKAMTPESYKSLMRTPLVYDGRNLYKVDEMKEAGVEYHSIGRMPVYRESEKESRNNELQASRY; via the coding sequence ATGTATAGGATTGCAGTAGCAGGAACAGGCTATGTTGGCTTAGTAGCGGGGGTGTGTTTTGCCGAAGTAGGACATAAAGTAGTTTGTGTCGATATCGATGAAGATAAAGTAAATATAATGAAGTCAGGCGTTTCTCCAATCTATGAGGCTAATTTAGAAGAGTTAATGCAAAAGAACTATGCAGATAGAAGAATTGATTATACAACAGATTATATGACTGCCTATAAGGATGCGGACGTGATATTTGTAGGTGTAGGTACACCAGAACAACCGGATGGTTCCGCAAATTTATCTTATATAGCTACTGTTGCGCGGCAGATTGCTGAGACTATTGAAAAAGACTGTCTTGTTGTTGTAAAGTCTACTGTCCCAGTTGGAACAAATGATAAGGTTGAACAATTTATAAATGATTTTCTAGTCAACGATGTGAAAGTAGAAGTGGCGTCAAACCCAGAGTTCCTGGCGCAAGGTTCTGCAGTGCACGATACGCTTTACGCAGAAAGAATTATTATTGGTACTGAAAGTAAATGGGCTGAGGAACTTTTAACTAATATTTATAAACCTTTTAACTTACCAATTGTTTCTGTTAATAGAAGATCTGCAGAGATGGTTAAATACGCTTCAAATGATTTTCTAGCTCTTAAAATCTCCTATATGAATGATATTGCAAATCTTTGTGAATTAGTTGGGGCAGATGTTCAAGATGTAGCAAAAGGCATGAGCTACGATGAGCGGATTGGTAGCAAGTTCTTAAACGCAGGTATCGGATTTGGTGGTTCATGTTTCCCTAAGGATACTAAAGCTCTTGAATATCTAGCAAGACAAAACGGCTACGAGCTAAGAACCGTGAAGTCTGCTATCGATGTGAATACAGATCAGAAGACATTGCTATACAAAAAAGCTAGTAACCGATTGATTACATTTAACGGTCTTAAGGTAGCTGTACTAGGATTAACCTTTAAACCAGGAACAGATGACTTAAGAGAAGCGGCTTCACTTGAGAACGTACCTTTATTATTAGATCAAGGCGCAGATATCTATGCATTCGATCCTGTTGGTGCAGATAATTTTGCTAAGTTGTACCCAGAAGGTTCTAACAGAAAAGGTAGCATAACCTATGTTGATAGTGTAGAGGCTGCATTAGAAGATGCAAATGTTTGCTTTGTCTTTACTGAATGGGGAGAAATTAAAGCGATGACCCCTGAATCATATAAAAGTTTAATGAGAACTCCTCTCGTATACGATGGTAGAAATCTCTATAAAGTTGATGAGATGAAAGAAGCTGGAGTTGAATACCATTCCATCGGAAGAATGCCAGTGTATAGAGAAAGTGAAAAGGAGTCGAGAAACAATGAGTTACAAGCCTCTAGATACTAA
- a CDS encoding glycosyltransferase family 2 protein — MNVSDNRVSVIIPTYKREVKYLSRAIDSIKKQTYIDTEVVVVDDNSPNSSYRKEVMLFMQQYKNDSKVIFVVNAENLGGSLARNNGINAATGQYITFLDDDDEYLPKKIEKQLKFMIDNECDMSFTDLKLVNEKKVVIDYREYTNLKHFDNQNLLKFHILRHLTGTPTFMYKVGKLKEIGGFEDAKVGQEFYLMLKSIEANLKIRYLNQCDVIAYRHNNGGISYGINKIIGEKTLYKFKQNYFYLFNKRELKFLRFRHNAVMLIATKRNKNYFYSLLYAWRMIVSSPVDFIIEIREFTRKILVNRKIGE, encoded by the coding sequence ATGAATGTATCAGACAATCGAGTCAGCGTCATAATTCCAACATATAAACGTGAGGTCAAATACCTTTCAAGAGCTATTGATTCAATAAAAAAGCAGACATATATAGATACAGAAGTAGTAGTTGTAGATGATAACTCTCCCAATTCAAGTTACAGAAAAGAAGTAATGCTATTTATGCAACAGTACAAAAATGATTCAAAAGTTATTTTTGTAGTGAACGCAGAAAATTTGGGAGGCTCATTAGCAAGGAATAATGGTATAAATGCAGCGACGGGACAATATATAACATTTCTGGATGATGATGATGAGTATTTACCAAAAAAAATAGAAAAACAATTAAAATTTATGATTGACAATGAATGTGACATGTCATTTACAGATTTAAAGTTGGTTAACGAAAAAAAAGTGGTTATTGATTACAGAGAATACACTAATTTAAAACACTTTGACAACCAAAACTTATTAAAATTCCATATATTGAGACATCTTACAGGTACTCCTACTTTTATGTACAAAGTTGGAAAGCTAAAGGAAATTGGAGGTTTTGAAGACGCAAAGGTTGGACAAGAGTTTTATTTAATGCTTAAATCTATAGAAGCGAATTTGAAAATTCGATATTTAAATCAATGTGATGTAATTGCGTATAGACATAACAATGGTGGTATCTCTTATGGAATAAATAAGATAATTGGAGAAAAAACACTATATAAGTTTAAACAGAATTATTTTTATTTATTTAATAAACGTGAATTAAAGTTCCTTCGATTTAGGCATAACGCAGTTATGCTAATTGCTACCAAACGAAATAAAAATTACTTTTATTCTTTATTATACGCTTGGAGAATGATTGTTTCTTCACCAGTAGATTTTATTATTGAGATAAGAGAATTCACAAGAAAAATTTTAGTGAATCGGAAGATAGGAGAATGA
- a CDS encoding oligosaccharide flippase family protein: MNFKKISISSSMKNVGKISFGTILGQLISIISLPIFTRLYGVEVIGYFALFNATAIIVKSFSDLGLTNAIMIEESEESAGKTYKVVSTVSLIISSIVGVCVYTFSEVFFGTVDINNIFVAVTITILIFTSQQIQLCYTWLNRRKQYDVLMKNPIINNTIASVLGLILGLIGFLEYGYYISIMVGQIFTIVHMKRFLPKGFFCFDTRHYLQSFKKHKNFLTYQMPSNIFLQIKGQLPILLISIFFGSKILGYYSVSMRVLGMPITLLANSLGKVFFQRVSELNRKGEQVGEFTLLSLEKAMKISFIPIVMMLSLGDLVTALLFGEDYIVSGNILRVMTLYGFFLFLSMSVNGVAIVIDKQKYLLVSGFFQILGISSGVWLGAKIFNDIYFSLLGLSMTFIIIQIVYFCAIFKVSNIKIKRYLLPLLKAILVIFVIYFVIRSVLLFLGIVDTY; encoded by the coding sequence ATGAATTTTAAAAAAATATCTATATCTAGTAGTATGAAGAATGTAGGTAAAATTTCATTTGGAACTATATTGGGCCAGTTGATTTCAATTATATCATTACCTATCTTTACTAGACTTTATGGTGTTGAGGTTATTGGATACTTTGCGTTATTTAATGCTACAGCAATTATTGTTAAATCCTTTTCCGATTTAGGATTGACTAATGCGATCATGATAGAGGAGAGTGAAGAATCAGCAGGAAAGACTTATAAAGTTGTTTCTACAGTTAGTTTAATAATTAGCTCCATAGTAGGGGTTTGTGTATATACCTTTTCAGAAGTGTTTTTTGGTACAGTTGATATAAATAATATTTTCGTTGCCGTTACTATAACAATTCTTATATTCACATCACAACAAATACAATTATGCTATACATGGTTAAATAGAAGGAAACAGTATGACGTTCTAATGAAAAACCCGATAATTAATAATACAATTGCTTCCGTATTAGGATTAATATTAGGTTTAATAGGTTTTTTAGAATATGGTTACTATATAAGTATTATGGTAGGACAAATTTTTACAATAGTCCATATGAAACGATTCTTACCTAAAGGTTTTTTTTGTTTTGACACGAGACATTATCTTCAATCCTTTAAAAAACATAAAAATTTTTTAACTTATCAAATGCCTTCCAATATTTTTTTGCAGATAAAAGGACAATTGCCTATATTATTAATAAGCATATTTTTTGGATCTAAAATATTAGGATACTATTCTGTGTCAATGAGAGTGTTAGGTATGCCAATAACGCTATTGGCTAATTCACTCGGAAAAGTATTTTTTCAAAGGGTCTCAGAATTAAATAGAAAAGGTGAACAAGTTGGAGAATTCACCCTCCTAAGTTTAGAGAAAGCGATGAAAATTTCTTTTATACCAATTGTCATGATGTTAAGCTTGGGTGATTTAGTTACTGCTTTGCTCTTTGGGGAAGATTATATAGTATCTGGTAATATTTTGAGAGTAATGACATTATATGGATTTTTCTTGTTTTTATCCATGTCAGTGAATGGAGTAGCTATTGTAATAGATAAACAAAAATATCTATTAGTTTCCGGTTTTTTTCAAATTTTGGGGATTTCAAGTGGTGTTTGGCTAGGTGCAAAAATATTCAATGATATTTATTTTAGTTTATTAGGTTTAAGTATGACCTTTATTATAATTCAAATTGTTTATTTTTGTGCTATATTTAAGGTTAGCAATATTAAGATCAAACGCTATTTGTTACCACTTCTAAAAGCAATCCTGGTTATTTTCGTTATATATTTTGTAATTAGAAGTGTATTATTATTCTTAGGTATAGTAGATACTTATTAA
- a CDS encoding O-antigen ligase family protein, protein MKISKSKLSKFHIIYLGIFIIPFQYLMNYAIFTSVLIGISALSMVTLIRKDSILTLTNFIIGYLILIIFGLISTFYSGDPTSSYSILIQIIPYYFYCFVLSWHILNIPSKSLDRIVISLITFLVSTIIISVLALINELEGFNQWTRIGYKTFNDQFTMFTYYLMIGLSISTWLLYKQTSKFKKISMCITLSFLYIISVLTAIRKAIIIPVIFWVVFVYMVSINKKRIIRGIVILIAGFTLFMLAYSLLLNNEYFASTVGRRIEGFIAGLQGTGEADNSFNVRQQLVISAIECFKTYPIGGYGFGAFRDYADKMIGVNLYAHNNYVELLASSGIIGFSIYYGCVILIFNKLYTRFKINKNPIYILGIAFLISLLVNDFAVVSYLSLPYMVMLTILSCLGHCRVNNNQET, encoded by the coding sequence ATGAAAATTAGTAAAAGTAAGCTATCTAAATTCCATATTATTTACTTAGGGATATTTATTATACCTTTTCAATATCTAATGAATTATGCGATTTTCACTTCTGTATTAATAGGCATATCTGCTTTAAGTATGGTTACTCTAATAAGAAAAGATAGTATTCTTACACTTACAAATTTCATCATCGGTTACTTGATACTAATAATTTTCGGTCTAATTAGTACATTTTATTCTGGTGATCCAACATCTTCTTATTCTATTTTAATTCAGATAATTCCATATTACTTTTATTGTTTTGTACTTTCTTGGCATATATTGAATATTCCATCTAAGTCGCTTGATAGAATCGTGATTTCCCTAATAACTTTCTTAGTTAGTACGATAATCATTTCAGTTTTAGCACTTATTAATGAATTAGAAGGATTTAATCAGTGGACAAGAATCGGCTATAAAACATTTAATGATCAGTTTACAATGTTTACGTATTATTTAATGATTGGTCTTTCAATTTCAACTTGGCTCCTTTATAAACAAACAAGTAAATTCAAAAAAATTAGTATGTGTATCACATTAAGCTTTCTCTATATTATTAGTGTTCTGACAGCAATTCGTAAAGCGATAATAATTCCAGTTATATTCTGGGTAGTCTTTGTTTACATGGTTTCAATAAACAAAAAAAGAATAATAAGAGGAATCGTTATATTAATAGCAGGGTTTACTCTATTTATGTTAGCCTATTCATTGTTATTAAATAATGAGTATTTTGCGTCCACAGTTGGAAGGCGAATAGAGGGGTTTATTGCTGGTTTGCAAGGTACAGGGGAAGCTGATAACTCATTTAATGTTAGACAACAATTAGTTATTAGTGCAATAGAGTGTTTTAAAACATATCCTATAGGTGGTTATGGTTTTGGAGCTTTTAGAGATTATGCTGATAAAATGATTGGAGTCAACTTATATGCTCATAATAACTATGTAGAGTTGCTTGCTTCTTCTGGAATTATCGGTTTTAGTATTTATTATGGTTGTGTGATTTTAATATTTAACAAACTTTATACTCGCTTTAAAATTAATAAGAATCCCATATATATCCTTGGAATTGCATTTTTAATTTCATTACTTGTAAATGATTTTGCAGTAGTCAGTTATTTAAGTCTTCCATACATGGTTATGTTAACTATTCTATCTTGCTTGGGTCATTGCAGAGTGAATAATAATCAAGAGACTTAG
- a CDS encoding glycosyltransferase family 2 protein encodes MNLFKKIFYKFPLATRLYFREHLGYKAPFKLFLLNKKLNREYKNYKFNKDSGLEVKDGIEKWYQSFKKFLSAQPNESEVAFEFFKNNISLLKSSDLETNKKEVTLLCVVKNDLLKIRKLVEHHRKIGIKHFAILDNGSTDGTIDWLKVQEDVDLFCVEDKYTTNRREAWINRLIAYYGLNRWYLIVDSDELFAYHNMENEKISSLINHCENNSVNRMRAVMIDMYANDQFYLSSDDKADYIDSCRYFDLNSYKYENRDFIDLVTGGPRGRIFKQNPWLTKYPLCYFEEGDIQGKSHFLFPFSKNKNTKCSVVLLHYKFLPNDIEKYRQISLDGNYFNGSVQYKEYVDYIDNSTNLSFINEETQEFNGTDSLYKIPILEKINL; translated from the coding sequence ATGAATTTATTTAAAAAAATCTTTTATAAATTTCCTTTAGCAACTAGGCTGTATTTTAGAGAACATTTAGGTTATAAAGCACCCTTTAAATTATTTCTTCTTAATAAGAAATTAAACAGGGAATATAAAAATTATAAATTTAATAAAGACAGTGGACTTGAAGTTAAAGATGGTATCGAAAAATGGTATCAATCATTCAAGAAATTTCTGAGTGCTCAACCAAATGAAAGTGAAGTTGCATTTGAATTCTTTAAAAATAATATAAGTTTACTAAAGTCATCTGATTTAGAAACAAATAAAAAAGAGGTTACCTTATTATGTGTGGTTAAGAATGATTTGCTGAAAATAAGAAAGTTGGTAGAGCATCATAGAAAGATAGGCATCAAACATTTCGCTATACTCGATAATGGATCAACTGATGGAACAATAGATTGGTTAAAGGTACAAGAGGATGTTGATTTATTTTGTGTTGAAGATAAATATACAACTAATAGAAGAGAAGCATGGATAAATAGACTTATTGCTTACTATGGTTTAAATAGATGGTATCTTATAGTAGATTCAGATGAATTATTCGCGTACCATAATATGGAAAACGAGAAAATAAGTTCACTAATAAATCATTGCGAAAATAATTCCGTTAATAGGATGCGTGCAGTAATGATTGACATGTATGCAAATGATCAATTTTACTTATCATCTGATGATAAAGCTGATTATATAGACAGTTGTAGATATTTTGACTTAAACAGCTACAAGTATGAAAATCGGGATTTTATAGATCTAGTTACTGGAGGACCTAGGGGCAGGATATTTAAACAAAATCCATGGTTAACTAAATATCCACTTTGCTACTTTGAAGAAGGCGACATTCAAGGAAAGTCGCATTTTTTGTTTCCATTTAGTAAGAATAAAAACACTAAATGTTCAGTAGTTCTTCTGCATTATAAATTCTTACCAAATGATATTGAGAAATACAGGCAAATATCACTAGACGGTAATTATTTTAACGGTAGTGTGCAATATAAAGAGTATGTAGATTATATAGATAATTCTACCAATTTATCTTTTATAAATGAGGAAACACAGGAGTTTAATGGAACAGATTCTTTATATAAAATTCCAATTCTCGAAAAAATCAATCTTTAG
- a CDS encoding glycosyltransferase family 4 protein — translation MKVLHINSNYLYTTLFDKMVQHLNLLGVNNTVFMPTSGKINFVIPPKEFVHHPVSFNKKDSYFFYLKQAKIFKSLKLNLDVTKFDLVHAHTLFTDGCIAYKLKKKYGLRYIVAVRNTDVNTFFKYMVHMRGLGIKILKEAEKIIFLSESYKKLVLEKYVPRKIKAEISYKSEVIPNGIDEFWFKNKGDNKDLVNKYSLNLVYAGTINKNKNIINTIKSIDILEEEGYSVIFTVVGRIVDDSIYQQILSKPYVKYITQKAKEDLIDIYRKNDIFVMPSKTETFGLVYAEAMSQGLPIVYTKNQGFDGQFKEGKVGFHVEWNDPREIADRIIDISRKYKELSINSIELNGKFNWIEISQKYKVLYKLSAE, via the coding sequence TTGAAAGTTCTGCATATCAACTCTAATTACTTGTATACAACTCTTTTTGATAAAATGGTTCAACATTTAAATCTTCTAGGGGTAAATAATACAGTTTTTATGCCGACAAGTGGGAAAATAAATTTTGTGATTCCACCAAAAGAATTTGTTCATCATCCAGTATCATTTAATAAAAAAGATAGTTATTTTTTTTATTTAAAGCAAGCGAAAATATTTAAGAGTTTAAAGCTAAACTTGGATGTAACAAAATTTGATTTAGTACACGCGCATACCTTATTTACTGATGGATGTATTGCATATAAGTTGAAAAAAAAATACGGATTAAGATATATAGTAGCAGTTAGAAACACGGACGTTAATACCTTCTTTAAGTATATGGTACATATGAGAGGGCTTGGTATAAAGATATTAAAAGAAGCTGAAAAGATAATTTTTCTTTCGGAAAGTTATAAAAAATTAGTGTTAGAGAAATACGTCCCTAGAAAAATAAAAGCGGAAATTTCTTATAAATCAGAAGTTATCCCTAATGGTATAGACGAATTTTGGTTTAAGAATAAAGGTGATAATAAAGATTTAGTAAATAAATATAGCTTGAATTTAGTATATGCAGGTACTATTAATAAAAATAAAAATATAATCAATACTATTAAGTCAATAGATATATTAGAAGAGGAAGGTTACAGTGTAATTTTTACTGTAGTGGGTAGAATTGTCGATGATTCTATATATCAACAAATTCTGAGTAAACCTTATGTGAAATATATAACTCAAAAAGCAAAAGAAGATCTCATAGATATCTACCGAAAGAATGATATATTTGTAATGCCATCCAAAACAGAAACTTTTGGTTTAGTGTATGCTGAGGCAATGAGTCAAGGATTACCAATAGTCTATACTAAGAATCAAGGTTTTGATGGCCAGTTTAAAGAAGGTAAGGTAGGCTTCCATGTTGAATGGAATGATCCACGTGAAATTGCGGATAGAATCATTGATATATCAAGAAAATACAAAGAATTATCGATAAACTCTATTGAATTAAATGGAAAATTCAATTGGATAGAAATCTCTCAAAAGTATAAAGTCTTGTATAAATTATCTGCAGAATAA
- a CDS encoding CatB-related O-acetyltransferase translates to MEFILKALFRIYRILIGKKGVYGKIGIGNKFTKGLFIEEAAHIGNYNYIGPYSMINNGYIGNYCSIGPSVKIGQGKHSLDYITTFQKISSELIGHSLKTSPTKIGNDVWCGANVVIMQGIKIGDGVVIGANAVVTKDIPDYAVAVGIPAKVIKYRFSPETIKTIKNSKWFDKDIEKAKNTIRLLEKEQL, encoded by the coding sequence ATGGAATTTATATTAAAAGCGTTGTTTAGGATATATAGAATACTAATAGGAAAAAAAGGGGTATATGGAAAGATAGGTATAGGTAACAAGTTTACAAAAGGATTATTCATTGAAGAAGCGGCCCACATTGGTAATTATAATTATATAGGGCCGTATTCAATGATTAACAATGGGTATATAGGAAATTATTGCTCAATAGGACCTAGTGTAAAGATTGGACAAGGAAAACATAGCCTTGACTATATAACTACATTCCAAAAAATAAGTTCTGAGTTAATTGGACATTCATTAAAAACAAGTCCAACTAAAATTGGTAATGATGTTTGGTGTGGTGCTAATGTAGTAATAATGCAAGGGATAAAGATAGGAGATGGTGTCGTTATAGGCGCTAATGCTGTCGTTACAAAAGACATACCTGACTATGCAGTTGCAGTTGGTATACCAGCTAAAGTGATTAAATATAGATTTTCGCCAGAGACTATTAAAACTATTAAGAATAGTAAGTGGTTTGATAAAGATATTGAAAAGGCAAAAAATACAATTAGGCTACTAGAAAAAGAGCAATTATAA
- a CDS encoding nucleotide sugar dehydrogenase gives MSLYERILEKKEKISVIGLGYVGMPLAVAFAEKVDVIGFDLNEKKVSLYKSGIDPTNEIGDKRIKQTKVEFTVDESKLKEAKFHIVAVPTPINLDKTPNLSPVEGASSIIGRNLSKGSIVVYESTVYPGVTEDICIPILERESGLQCGRDFKVGYSPERINPGDNVNTLDKIVKIVAGMDKESLNEIAELYKLVVEAGVHKASSIKVAEAAKVVENSQRDINIAFMNELAMVFDRMGIDTKDVVEAMNTKWNALKFQPGLVGGHCIGVDPYYFVYEAEKLGYHSQIVLTGRKINDGMGEFVADAIIKKMILANKTVKQAKVVILGLTFKENCPDIRNSKVEDIITRLNEFGVEPVIVDPYVDTREAKLEYGVEIVPYDMVNDADCVVFAVAHDEFKNMNMDQVDRMFKTSNNEKKVIVDIKSILNKREIEDLGYSYWRL, from the coding sequence ATGAGTTTATATGAAAGAATCCTAGAAAAAAAAGAGAAAATTTCTGTTATTGGTTTAGGTTATGTAGGAATGCCATTAGCAGTTGCATTTGCTGAAAAGGTTGATGTAATCGGATTTGATCTGAATGAAAAAAAGGTAAGCCTATATAAATCGGGTATTGATCCAACAAACGAAATTGGGGATAAAAGAATCAAACAAACAAAAGTAGAGTTTACTGTAGATGAAAGTAAGCTTAAAGAAGCGAAATTCCATATTGTGGCAGTTCCTACGCCGATCAACTTAGATAAAACACCAAATCTTTCTCCAGTTGAAGGAGCTAGCAGTATTATTGGCCGTAACTTATCTAAAGGTTCAATAGTAGTCTATGAATCAACTGTTTACCCTGGAGTTACAGAAGATATATGTATTCCTATACTCGAAAGGGAATCTGGTTTGCAATGTGGGAGAGATTTTAAAGTTGGATACTCTCCAGAGCGTATAAATCCAGGAGATAATGTTAACACACTAGATAAGATAGTTAAAATTGTTGCCGGTATGGATAAGGAAAGTTTAAATGAAATTGCTGAATTATATAAATTAGTGGTTGAAGCAGGTGTTCATAAAGCTAGCTCAATCAAAGTTGCAGAAGCAGCTAAGGTCGTGGAAAATAGTCAACGAGATATTAATATTGCATTCATGAACGAGCTTGCTATGGTTTTTGACCGAATGGGAATAGATACAAAAGATGTAGTTGAAGCAATGAACACAAAATGGAACGCACTTAAGTTTCAACCAGGCCTTGTTGGAGGGCATTGTATAGGCGTAGATCCATATTATTTTGTCTATGAAGCTGAAAAATTAGGTTATCATAGTCAGATCGTTCTAACTGGTAGAAAAATTAATGATGGTATGGGCGAGTTTGTAGCTGATGCAATTATAAAAAAAATGATTTTAGCAAACAAAACCGTTAAGCAGGCAAAAGTAGTTATCTTAGGACTCACATTTAAAGAAAATTGTCCGGATATAAGAAATTCAAAAGTTGAAGATATTATAACTCGATTGAATGAGTTTGGAGTGGAACCAGTCATTGTTGATCCTTATGTAGATACTAGGGAAGCTAAACTTGAATATGGGGTTGAAATTGTGCCATATGACATGGTTAATGATGCGGATTGTGTTGTATTTGCTGTAGCTCATGATGAGTTTAAAAACATGAACATGGATCAAGTGGATAGAATGTTCAAAACATCCAATAACGAAAAAAAAGTTATTGTTGATATTAAAAGTATTTTAAATAAGCGCGAAATTGAAGATCTTGGATATAGTTACTGGAGACTATAA
- a CDS encoding glycosyltransferase family 2 protein → MFFSIIVPVYNVETYLRECVDSILSQNFSGYELILVNDGSTDSSGSICEEYASSYSNKVNVVHKENGGLSDARNFGIDRASGEYIIFVDSDDYITENSLNIIHEKLSETNNTDILITRLMQIYPDGSEKYMDKDMPTSILNNSSKDAIIEWNYNSSQTIWPATRYIIKKSVIEKNNLAFKKGYLHEDVDWTMKLFLYAEKFQCLKHYWYVHRMERVGSITTKPNVKRVLDVIELVSLNINNPSYNLLNNSSQKVMNSRLVTSLYSSISKYNVFNKEDKQKIEDALKKNSNILKYASKPKHKLLFMVTRVIGIKFGLGLIRFFN, encoded by the coding sequence ATGTTTTTTAGTATAATAGTTCCTGTTTATAATGTAGAAACTTATTTAAGGGAATGTGTTGATAGTATACTATCGCAAAATTTTAGTGGCTATGAATTAATATTGGTAAACGATGGTTCAACAGATAGTTCAGGAAGTATATGTGAAGAGTATGCTTCATCTTATAGTAATAAAGTAAATGTAGTCCATAAAGAAAATGGAGGACTTTCTGATGCAAGAAATTTTGGTATTGATCGTGCGTCAGGCGAATATATAATTTTTGTTGATAGTGATGATTATATAACTGAAAACTCCTTAAATATAATTCATGAAAAATTATCTGAAACAAATAACACAGATATTCTTATTACACGTCTAATGCAAATATACCCAGATGGGTCTGAAAAATATATGGATAAGGACATGCCTACTTCCATATTAAACAATAGTAGTAAGGACGCTATTATAGAATGGAATTATAATAGTTCTCAGACAATATGGCCTGCTACACGTTATATTATCAAAAAAAGTGTTATAGAGAAAAATAATTTAGCATTTAAGAAAGGCTATCTTCATGAAGATGTAGACTGGACAATGAAATTGTTTTTATATGCTGAAAAATTCCAGTGTCTGAAACATTATTGGTATGTCCATAGAATGGAAAGAGTCGGTTCAATTACAACCAAGCCAAATGTTAAAAGGGTATTAGATGTTATAGAGTTAGTCTCACTAAATATAAATAACCCTTCATACAATTTATTAAATAACTCTTCTCAAAAAGTAATGAATAGTAGGCTTGTAACCTCTTTATATTCTTCAATTAGTAAATACAATGTTTTCAACAAGGAAGATAAACAGAAAATTGAAGACGCTTTGAAGAAAAATTCCAATATTTTAAAATATGCCTCAAAACCTAAACACAAGTTATTATTCATGGTTACTAGGGTAATCGGAATAAAATTCGGATTAGGTTTAATTCGTTTTTTTAATTAA